In Wenyingzhuangia fucanilytica, the following are encoded in one genomic region:
- a CDS encoding family 43 glycosylhydrolase, with the protein MKNNIKRACIYLPIAMLLIVVLSACGSKKVQKSETKTGTTQEVKHTEKVSFSYSEIEGIGKDPVYNRRDPSDIIKVDNKYYIWYTRMDKPVRSGYWGTIWYATSEDEGHTWQEQGMALGLGKEGAFDSHSVFTPNILAYKGKYYMYYTGVQPTPGNPDKKFEGNSTTDFTAIGVAVADSPEGPFKRPKNNVVIAHSEVSSDFDSYRVDDASLLVRDGKIWLYYKGRCIEHGKKGAHHTQMGVAIADNPEGPFKKYDHPLIEKGHEVLIWNQNGGVASLASLSKSIHWAKNGLDFSPVAKELTTIPMAPGLYRPHLEDGNTANEVPGWGICMRQSKGEAHLFRYEMKHLD; encoded by the coding sequence ATGAAAAATAATATTAAAAGAGCATGTATTTATTTACCAATAGCTATGCTATTAATAGTGGTGTTGAGTGCCTGTGGGAGTAAAAAAGTTCAAAAATCAGAAACTAAGACAGGAACTACTCAAGAAGTTAAGCATACAGAAAAAGTAAGTTTTTCTTATTCAGAAATAGAAGGAATAGGAAAAGATCCTGTTTACAACAGAAGAGATCCAAGTGATATTATTAAAGTAGATAACAAATACTACATCTGGTACACTCGTATGGACAAGCCCGTAAGATCTGGTTATTGGGGAACTATTTGGTATGCTACCTCAGAAGATGAAGGACATACTTGGCAAGAACAAGGTATGGCATTAGGTTTAGGTAAAGAGGGAGCTTTTGATAGTCATTCAGTTTTTACGCCAAATATTTTGGCTTATAAAGGGAAATATTATATGTATTACACAGGAGTACAACCCACTCCAGGAAATCCAGATAAAAAATTTGAAGGAAATAGTACTACAGATTTTACAGCCATAGGTGTAGCGGTAGCAGATAGTCCTGAGGGACCTTTTAAAAGACCTAAAAACAATGTGGTAATTGCTCATAGTGAGGTATCGTCAGATTTTGATAGTTATCGAGTGGATGATGCAAGTTTATTAGTGAGAGACGGAAAAATTTGGTTGTATTATAAAGGAAGATGTATAGAACATGGTAAAAAAGGTGCACATCACACTCAAATGGGAGTTGCAATAGCAGACAATCCAGAAGGACCTTTTAAAAAGTATGATCATCCTTTAATAGAAAAAGGTCATGAAGTATTGATATGGAATCAAAATGGAGGAGTAGCTTCTTTAGCTTCATTAAGCAAATCCATTCACTGGGCTAAAAACGGTTTAGATTTTAGTCCTGTTGCAAAAGAATTAACTACCATTCCTATGGCTCCAGGTTTATACAGACCACACTTAGAAGATGGAAATACAGCAAATGAGGTTCCAGGTTGGGGAATTTGTATGAGACAGAGTAAAGGAGAAGCACATTTGTTTAGATATGAAATGAAACACCTAGATTAA
- a CDS encoding GH116 family glycosyl-hydrolase, protein MKHIHLFIIVVLVFTYAQAQENQWPVLKSYDQAHTDRIAMPVGGIGTGTVSLTGRGALEDWEVMSRPAKGYQPKYTGVEVINRAPFFSIYYKEAQKEVKALLLEGPVPTKYDEGYYGSKAPNHGLPRFAEATFQTAYPFGQVLLKDKEVPVQVTVGAFNPLIPGNVEDSSLPMAVLSYKVKNTSSKPITISLAGNIPNFIGFDGKEGKSYQNINTYKSENGIKGIHYTAGKDVDKESMQWGSFSLTTNSIGEVSYRTAWQPGEWGNSTLEFWDDYTDDGLLEERTSKQKNNMGSLAVKTTLAPNQEKDIRFYITWHFPNRAAWRNDKENVGNYYATQFKDSWEVAQKHVARIPELEQKTKTFVNAFINSDTPEIIKEAALFNLAHFRTQLAFKTKSGYYLGWEGIKDNEGSGDGTCTHVWNYEQTIPFLFGDVAKNMREVEFQYATNAQGLMSYRIHLPLKTKGTNFGLAAADGQMGSIMKYYREWQLSGDDEFLKKNWSNVKKAMEFCWIPKGWDPDKDGVMEGSQHNTMDVEYYGPNPQMGLWYLGALRATQKMASYLGDRKFAKTCESLYKNGSQWMDENLFNGEYYVQEIVPPMHVDSIAKGLIRVKRRLVADDPQYQLGEGVLVDQLVGQVVAHILDLGYLVDKENIKKTNESILKYNYRDNLMKHPNFMRSYAYGNESALLMAAYPNKRPKQPFPYYTEVMTGFEHTAAVAMIYEGQEAEGLKTIQDIRNRYDGKKRNPFNEAEFGHHYARSMMAWAGVLATSGFHYSGVERSMEFTAKAGIYFWSNGYSWGTCEVKNKEAIVTVLSGKLELKRFTLNGIGTKKFRRKVIDTNKSYTIKL, encoded by the coding sequence ATGAAACATATACATCTATTCATCATTGTAGTTTTAGTATTTACTTATGCCCAAGCTCAAGAAAATCAATGGCCTGTATTAAAATCTTACGATCAGGCTCATACAGATAGAATTGCCATGCCTGTTGGAGGTATTGGTACAGGAACCGTTTCGTTAACAGGAAGAGGTGCTTTAGAAGATTGGGAAGTAATGAGTAGACCAGCAAAGGGATATCAACCTAAATATACTGGAGTAGAAGTAATAAATAGAGCTCCTTTTTTCTCTATTTATTATAAAGAAGCACAAAAAGAAGTAAAAGCCTTGCTATTAGAAGGACCTGTACCTACTAAATATGATGAAGGTTATTATGGATCTAAGGCACCTAATCATGGATTGCCACGTTTTGCAGAAGCTACTTTTCAAACTGCTTATCCATTTGGACAAGTGTTGTTAAAAGATAAAGAAGTACCTGTACAAGTAACTGTTGGAGCATTTAATCCTTTAATTCCAGGAAATGTAGAAGATAGTAGTTTACCTATGGCTGTTTTAAGTTACAAAGTAAAAAACACCAGTAGCAAACCTATTACCATTTCTTTAGCAGGTAACATTCCAAACTTTATAGGATTTGATGGTAAAGAGGGTAAATCTTACCAAAATATAAACACCTATAAGTCAGAAAACGGCATCAAAGGAATCCACTACACAGCAGGTAAAGATGTAGATAAAGAAAGTATGCAGTGGGGAAGTTTTAGTTTAACCACCAATAGTATTGGAGAAGTATCTTACAGAACCGCATGGCAGCCTGGAGAATGGGGAAATAGTACGTTAGAGTTTTGGGATGATTATACGGATGATGGATTGTTAGAGGAAAGAACATCTAAACAAAAAAATAACATGGGATCTTTAGCGGTAAAAACAACGCTAGCTCCTAACCAAGAAAAAGACATTCGTTTTTACATTACTTGGCATTTTCCAAATAGAGCCGCATGGAGAAACGATAAAGAAAACGTTGGGAATTATTATGCAACACAATTTAAAGATTCTTGGGAAGTAGCACAAAAACACGTGGCTAGAATTCCTGAATTAGAGCAAAAAACAAAAACGTTTGTCAATGCATTTATCAATAGTGATACTCCTGAAATTATAAAAGAAGCAGCCTTGTTTAACTTGGCACATTTTAGAACTCAGTTGGCATTTAAAACCAAATCGGGATATTATTTAGGATGGGAAGGAATAAAAGACAATGAAGGTAGTGGAGACGGTACCTGTACACATGTTTGGAATTATGAGCAAACCATTCCTTTTTTGTTTGGTGATGTAGCTAAAAATATGAGAGAGGTAGAATTTCAATATGCTACCAATGCACAAGGCTTGATGTCTTACCGTATTCATTTGCCATTAAAAACCAAAGGAACCAATTTTGGATTGGCAGCTGCTGATGGGCAAATGGGAAGTATTATGAAGTATTACCGAGAATGGCAACTTTCTGGTGATGATGAATTTTTGAAAAAGAATTGGAGCAATGTTAAAAAAGCAATGGAGTTCTGTTGGATTCCTAAGGGTTGGGATCCTGATAAGGATGGAGTGATGGAAGGAAGTCAGCACAATACCATGGATGTAGAATATTACGGACCTAATCCGCAAATGGGACTTTGGTATTTAGGAGCCTTGCGTGCTACCCAAAAAATGGCTAGTTATTTAGGAGATAGAAAATTTGCTAAAACATGTGAATCTCTTTACAAAAATGGTTCTCAGTGGATGGATGAAAATCTTTTTAATGGAGAATATTATGTACAAGAAATTGTACCACCTATGCACGTAGACAGTATTGCTAAAGGATTGATTCGTGTAAAGAGACGTTTGGTTGCAGATGATCCACAGTATCAATTAGGAGAAGGAGTTTTAGTAGATCAATTGGTAGGACAAGTGGTGGCTCATATTTTAGATTTAGGATATTTGGTAGATAAAGAAAATATCAAAAAAACCAACGAATCTATTTTAAAATACAATTATAGAGACAACTTAATGAAGCATCCAAATTTTATGCGTTCGTATGCCTATGGTAACGAATCTGCTTTGTTAATGGCTGCTTATCCTAACAAAAGACCTAAACAACCTTTTCCATATTATACAGAGGTAATGACGGGGTTTGAGCATACTGCAGCTGTAGCTATGATTTACGAAGGTCAAGAAGCAGAAGGATTAAAAACCATTCAAGATATTAGAAACCGTTACGATGGTAAAAAAAGAAATCCGTTTAACGAAGCGGAATTTGGACATCATTATGCACGTAGTATGATGGCTTGGGCAGGTGTGTTAGCTACTTCTGGTTTCCATTATTCAGGAGTAGAAAGGTCAATGGAATTTACAGCTAAAGCAGGAATTTATTTTTGGAGTAACGGTTATAGCTGGGGAACATGTGAGGTTAAAAATAAAGAAGCAATTGTAACTGTACTTTCAGGAAAATTAGAATTAAAACGTTTTACACTAAACGGAATTGGAACTAAAAAGTTTAGAAGAAAAGTAATTGATACAAATAAAAGTTATACGATAAAACTATAA
- a CDS encoding SGNH/GDSL hydrolase family protein, with protein sequence MKKITKILMLSIFVITAIAFSKKKQKVLIVGDSISIGYTPFVKESLKEVAEVVHNPGNAKHTGNGLKHIEDWIGNEQWDIIHFNWGLWDLCYRHPDSKVQGQRDKANGTITFSIEDYERNLRAIVKKIKQKSNAKLIFVTTSYVPTQEAGRYVEDAIKYNKVARKVMQENDIEINDIYKVSKKIHQEYGKGNDDVHYTPKGYEELGKHITKFLEKELN encoded by the coding sequence ATGAAAAAAATAACCAAAATATTAATGCTATCTATTTTTGTAATTACAGCGATAGCTTTCAGTAAAAAGAAACAAAAAGTATTAATTGTAGGAGACTCTATATCCATTGGATACACACCTTTTGTAAAAGAAAGTTTAAAAGAGGTTGCTGAGGTTGTACACAATCCAGGAAATGCAAAACATACGGGTAATGGATTAAAACATATTGAAGATTGGATTGGGAATGAACAGTGGGACATCATCCATTTTAATTGGGGATTGTGGGATTTATGCTATAGACACCCAGATTCTAAAGTACAAGGGCAAAGAGATAAAGCCAATGGAACCATTACTTTTTCTATAGAAGATTACGAGCGTAATTTAAGAGCCATTGTTAAAAAAATAAAACAAAAATCTAATGCCAAATTAATTTTTGTAACTACCTCTTATGTACCTACTCAAGAAGCAGGAAGATATGTAGAAGATGCTATTAAATACAACAAAGTAGCACGTAAAGTAATGCAGGAAAATGATATCGAAATTAATGATATCTATAAAGTTTCTAAAAAAATACATCAAGAATACGGAAAAGGAAATGATGACGTGCATTATACTCCAAAAGGGTACGAAGAATTAGGGAAACACATTACCAAATTTCTAGAAAAAGAACTGAATTAG
- a CDS encoding sulfatase codes for MFSQKTTNSKPNLVIIFTDDQGYGDLRCFGGEHVYTPNIDRMANEGAKLTSFYMASPLCTPSRAALITGSYPRRVSMEPPSSLAVDLPNVPKGKKIPVCLAADGNGLNPNEVTLAEIAKSVGYSTGMFGKWHLGDQPEFLPTKQGFDEFFGLPYSHDISPKHPRQQFFKFPSLPLLEGEKVIELDPNKDNLTKRVTQRAVQFIKEHKDENFFLYVPHPIPHGPVAASKEIKKEYANLLKSGVKADDNIYSTAIYEIDWSVGQILKTLKEQGIDDNTIVLFTSDNGAANKRGSTKPLRGHKGQTLEGGMRVPAVIRWPAKIKAGIEIDELLTRMDVLPTFAKLIGATLSKYTIDGKDIMPVLTTDAKTPHEYFFYSHWGTLEAVRWGDWKLRIVKGEAALYNLKTDIAEKNNVINQHPKIVAHLKKEMQKFEKEMDKNARPVGHVENPKPLTK; via the coding sequence ATGTTTAGCCAGAAAACAACTAATAGCAAACCTAATTTGGTCATCATTTTTACAGACGATCAAGGGTATGGAGATTTACGTTGTTTTGGTGGCGAACATGTTTACACTCCTAATATTGATAGAATGGCAAATGAGGGAGCAAAGTTAACTAGTTTTTACATGGCATCTCCTTTATGTACTCCTTCAAGAGCTGCATTAATAACGGGTTCTTACCCTAGAAGAGTAAGTATGGAGCCACCTTCTAGTTTAGCCGTAGATTTGCCAAATGTTCCTAAAGGGAAAAAAATTCCTGTTTGTTTGGCTGCCGATGGAAATGGATTAAACCCTAATGAAGTTACACTTGCAGAAATAGCAAAATCCGTAGGGTATAGTACCGGAATGTTTGGAAAATGGCACTTAGGAGATCAACCTGAATTTTTACCTACTAAACAAGGTTTTGATGAGTTTTTTGGTTTGCCATACAGTCATGATATTTCACCAAAACATCCAAGACAACAATTTTTTAAATTTCCATCACTTCCTCTTTTAGAAGGTGAAAAAGTAATAGAATTAGATCCTAACAAGGATAATTTAACCAAAAGAGTTACGCAAAGAGCTGTTCAGTTTATTAAAGAACACAAAGATGAAAACTTCTTTTTATACGTGCCACACCCAATTCCGCATGGACCTGTAGCAGCTTCTAAAGAAATTAAAAAGGAGTATGCAAACTTGTTAAAAAGTGGTGTAAAAGCTGATGATAACATATACTCAACGGCTATTTATGAAATTGATTGGTCGGTAGGACAAATATTAAAAACCTTAAAAGAACAAGGAATTGATGACAACACTATTGTGCTATTTACGAGTGATAACGGTGCTGCCAACAAAAGAGGTTCTACCAAACCTTTAAGAGGCCATAAAGGACAAACTTTAGAAGGGGGAATGCGTGTGCCTGCAGTAATTCGTTGGCCAGCAAAAATTAAAGCTGGAATTGAAATTGATGAATTATTAACAAGGATGGATGTGCTGCCCACTTTTGCAAAATTAATAGGAGCCACATTGTCTAAATATACCATTGATGGAAAAGACATCATGCCAGTGCTTACTACAGACGCAAAAACACCCCATGAATATTTCTTTTATTCGCATTGGGGAACTTTAGAAGCGGTAAGATGGGGAGATTGGAAACTGAGAATTGTAAAAGGAGAAGCAGCGCTTTATAACTTAAAAACAGACATTGCAGAAAAGAACAATGTAATAAATCAGCATCCTAAAATAGTAGCACATTTAAAAAAAGAGATGCAAAAATTTGAAAAAGAAATGGATAAAAATGCACGTCCTGTTGGGCATGTAGAAAATCCTAAACCATTAACAAAATAA
- a CDS encoding sulfatase, which yields MKKFILFSLLMLSFSSCMAQKESSKPNFIIIFTDDQGYQDLGCFGSPNIKTPNIDQMASEGMKFTNFYAQTVCGPSRAALMTGSYPMRNARNDNGDNPHPKLALSEVTIAEVLKPVGYKTGMIGKWDLAGHNPEKFNPDLLPMHQGFDESFLTPGSNDARVHLIRNNKLVEKNADMSTLTKRYTNEAISFIDKNKKQPFFLYLAHTMPHTKLAVSDEFKGTSEGGLYGDVIEEIDYNVGRILDHLKQIGLDENTYVIYTSDNGPWWIKKDHGGHAEPLRGAKTSAWEGGFRVPAIIRAPGKVPAGKTSENIVATIDLLPTIAKIAGATVPKDRVIDGVDVSEIIHGTST from the coding sequence ATGAAAAAGTTCATTTTATTTAGTTTATTGATGTTGTCTTTTAGCTCTTGTATGGCTCAAAAGGAAAGTAGCAAACCTAATTTTATCATCATCTTTACAGACGATCAAGGGTATCAAGATTTGGGTTGTTTTGGTTCTCCAAACATTAAAACTCCTAACATAGATCAAATGGCATCTGAGGGAATGAAGTTTACGAACTTTTACGCTCAAACCGTTTGTGGACCATCAAGAGCGGCATTAATGACGGGTTCGTATCCTATGAGAAATGCACGTAATGACAATGGAGATAACCCACATCCTAAATTGGCATTAAGTGAAGTTACCATTGCTGAGGTGTTAAAACCTGTAGGTTACAAAACAGGTATGATTGGAAAATGGGATTTGGCAGGACATAACCCAGAAAAATTTAATCCAGATTTATTACCCATGCATCAAGGTTTTGATGAATCTTTCTTAACTCCAGGAAGTAACGATGCAAGGGTGCACTTAATCAGAAATAACAAGTTGGTAGAAAAGAATGCAGACATGTCTACATTAACAAAAAGATATACTAACGAGGCTATTAGTTTTATCGACAAAAACAAAAAACAACCTTTTTTTCTATATCTAGCGCACACCATGCCACATACCAAATTAGCTGTTTCTGATGAATTCAAAGGAACATCAGAAGGAGGTTTGTACGGTGATGTTATTGAAGAAATAGACTATAATGTAGGTAGAATTTTAGATCATTTAAAACAAATAGGATTAGATGAAAATACCTATGTAATTTATACAAGTGACAATGGGCCTTGGTGGATTAAAAAAGATCATGGAGGACATGCAGAACCTTTAAGGGGAGCAAAAACATCGGCTTGGGAAGGCGGATTTAGAGTTCCTGCCATTATACGTGCACCAGGAAAAGTGCCAGCCGGAAAAACGTCAGAAAATATAGTAGCCACTATAGATTTGTTACCAACCATTGCAAAAATTGCTGGGGCAACAGTTCCAAAAGATAGAGTGATTGATGGGGTAGATGTTTCAGAAATTATTCATGGAACATCAACGTAA
- a CDS encoding sulfatase, with translation MKTKIYQFIVCCICSACFTWAQEKPNIIILFADDLGYGDLSCYGAQDVNTPNIDQLAQEGLRFTDFQVASSVCSPSRAALLTGRYPMRNGFPVAQGKIEKHKDYGLHPDEMTIADVLLKEKYATLAIGKWHLGFNEGHQPIDHGFQHFYGLQSNWHTSHPDLDDVYFDRKVVKENVVFETLIGDYTNKAIEYMEENKENPFFIYLAYHSVHSPIKPSKEFIGTSKGSLYGDYVQELDYYVGRLTQALADKKLDENTIVIFLSDNGPAICHFGGSAGPLNGGKYTTMEGGFRIPAIIKWKGKFATGVNDTFLSSMDLLPTLASLAGAELPKDKVIDGKDITSILKTGKGTSPHKYVYYYNGINLQAIRKGKWKLHLPRTSEDQPFWSKNKNEKPFNGSNLKNIGCRGLIALGRPLLFDLDHDMGELTDVSKKHPEIVKELLKEAERARKELGDIDVIGTDQRVPPFENIQEKK, from the coding sequence ATGAAAACTAAAATTTATCAATTTATTGTTTGTTGCATCTGTTCGGCATGTTTTACTTGGGCTCAAGAAAAACCAAACATCATCATTTTATTTGCTGATGATTTAGGGTATGGAGATTTAAGTTGCTATGGAGCACAAGATGTAAACACTCCTAATATTGATCAGTTGGCACAAGAAGGATTACGGTTTACCGATTTTCAGGTAGCATCATCCGTTTGTAGCCCCTCAAGAGCAGCATTGCTTACAGGTCGTTATCCTATGCGAAACGGATTTCCTGTAGCTCAAGGAAAAATAGAGAAACACAAAGATTATGGTTTACATCCTGATGAAATGACTATTGCCGATGTGCTTTTAAAAGAAAAGTATGCAACATTAGCTATTGGTAAATGGCATTTAGGGTTTAATGAAGGACATCAACCTATAGATCATGGTTTTCAGCATTTTTATGGATTACAATCTAATTGGCATACTAGTCATCCTGACTTAGATGATGTTTATTTTGATAGAAAAGTAGTAAAAGAAAATGTGGTTTTTGAAACCTTAATAGGAGATTATACCAATAAGGCCATTGAGTATATGGAAGAAAATAAAGAAAATCCTTTCTTTATATATTTGGCTTATCATTCGGTGCATTCACCCATCAAACCTAGCAAGGAATTTATAGGAACGTCAAAAGGAAGTTTGTACGGAGATTATGTTCAGGAGTTGGATTACTATGTTGGTAGATTAACCCAAGCACTTGCTGATAAAAAATTAGATGAAAATACCATTGTTATTTTCTTGTCAGATAACGGTCCCGCTATTTGTCATTTTGGAGGTTCGGCAGGACCTTTAAACGGAGGGAAATATACGACTATGGAAGGTGGTTTCCGTATTCCGGCCATTATCAAATGGAAAGGAAAATTTGCAACAGGAGTAAATGATACTTTTTTATCATCGATGGATTTATTACCAACATTGGCTTCTTTGGCTGGAGCAGAACTTCCAAAAGATAAAGTGATTGATGGAAAAGATATTACTTCTATTTTAAAAACAGGGAAAGGAACCTCTCCACACAAATATGTGTACTACTATAATGGAATCAACTTACAAGCTATTAGAAAAGGAAAGTGGAAATTGCATTTACCTAGAACTTCAGAAGATCAACCGTTTTGGTCTAAAAATAAAAACGAAAAGCCATTTAACGGGAGTAACTTAAAAAATATTGGATGTAGAGGATTAATCGCTTTAGGTCGTCCGTTATTATTTGATTTGGATCACGATATGGGAGAGTTAACAGATGTTTCTAAAAAACATCCTGAAATTGTAAAAGAATTGCTAAAAGAAGCAGAAAGAGCAAGAAAAGAACTGGGAGATATTGATGTGATAGGAACAGATCAAAGAGTGCCTCCGTTTGAAAATATTCAAGAAAAAAAATAA
- a CDS encoding sulfatase-like hydrolase/transferase, which translates to MFLFGYTYAQKPNVIVIMADDLGYADVGYNGCKDIPTPNIDKLAKNGAILTSGYVSGPMCGPSRAGFITGRMQSSFGWYGNPGTPLDEQQGLPNNVSTVAQYMQEQGYVTGGVGKWHMGTAPHQHPNNMGYDEWYGFLSGGHLYYPMDHPSYNGKYLNTPKPWIMREMHHTLPIIHNNQPVEWNQYLTHELTDQGVNFIDKNKNNPFFLFMSYNAPHEYLEAPEETIAMFPEEKMTEIPGVKPEKRSVYAAMTYEFDKGVGKLIATLEKLNLTENTIVWFLSDNGGMKRTSDNRPLKGAKWSSYEGGLRVPLVVSWPGKIKSGSVLNAPVTTLDIGATSVALAGGDISKKELDGKNITAYITGETKEEPHEELFWRIGRNYKENSGVLRVGDYKLIVNNKKIELFNLKEDLSETTDLCEKHPEIAQKMLTRWKTLNQSSQPPLWQPLSKKEELSDEYQYKDYEWLKGSPHYRVN; encoded by the coding sequence ATGTTTCTGTTTGGTTATACCTATGCCCAAAAACCAAATGTTATAGTAATTATGGCTGATGATTTGGGTTATGCAGATGTAGGTTATAATGGTTGTAAAGATATTCCAACACCTAATATTGATAAACTAGCTAAAAATGGAGCAATTCTTACATCGGGTTATGTGTCAGGACCAATGTGTGGACCTTCACGAGCAGGATTTATAACAGGTAGAATGCAATCTTCTTTTGGATGGTATGGAAATCCAGGAACACCATTAGATGAACAACAAGGCTTACCAAACAATGTTAGTACTGTTGCTCAATATATGCAAGAGCAAGGTTATGTAACAGGGGGAGTAGGAAAATGGCATATGGGAACCGCTCCTCATCAACATCCCAATAACATGGGGTACGATGAATGGTATGGTTTTTTAAGTGGTGGACACTTATATTATCCCATGGATCATCCATCCTACAATGGGAAGTACCTCAATACTCCAAAACCGTGGATAATGAGAGAGATGCATCATACTTTGCCAATTATACATAACAATCAACCTGTAGAATGGAATCAGTATTTAACTCATGAGTTAACAGACCAAGGCGTGAATTTTATTGATAAAAATAAGAACAATCCTTTTTTCTTATTTATGTCTTATAACGCTCCTCATGAATATTTAGAAGCACCAGAAGAAACGATAGCCATGTTTCCTGAAGAAAAAATGACTGAGATTCCAGGCGTGAAACCTGAAAAACGTTCTGTTTATGCTGCTATGACTTATGAATTTGATAAAGGTGTTGGAAAGCTAATTGCAACTTTAGAAAAATTGAATCTTACAGAGAATACTATTGTTTGGTTTTTAAGTGATAATGGAGGCATGAAGCGAACTAGTGATAATAGACCTCTAAAAGGAGCAAAATGGAGTAGTTATGAGGGAGGGCTTCGTGTACCACTAGTAGTAAGCTGGCCTGGTAAAATTAAATCAGGTAGTGTTCTAAATGCTCCTGTTACCACATTAGATATTGGAGCTACATCGGTAGCATTAGCAGGTGGTGATATTTCTAAAAAGGAATTGGACGGAAAAAATATCACAGCTTATATTACAGGAGAAACTAAGGAAGAACCTCATGAGGAATTGTTTTGGAGAATCGGTAGAAATTACAAAGAAAATAGTGGTGTTCTTAGAGTGGGAGACTATAAATTGATTGTAAACAACAAGAAAATAGAGTTGTTTAACTTAAAAGAAGACCTTTCTGAAACTACAGATTTATGTGAAAAACATCCAGAAATAGCTCAAAAAATGCTAACAAGGTGGAAAACATTAAATCAATCGAGTCAACCACCCCTTTGGCAACCTCTAAGTAAAAAAGAGGAATTATCAGATGAATACCAATACAAAGATTACGAATGGCTGAAGGGAAGCCCGCATTACAGAGTCAACTAG